In Alkalihalobacillus sp. AL-G, the genomic stretch TGACTTCCGACTGAGCACGCAGATCCCGTTGAAATCGAGAATCCTCTCCTATTCATTTCGAGCATTATGAATTGCCCCTCGATCCCTTTTGTTCGAATACCTAAAATCGATGGGAGGTGTTCAGATGGGTGTCCCTCCACTACAAGATTGGATTGACCATCGACTATTTTTAAAAAGCTTTCGCGTATTTCCTTGAACCTTAACTTGTTTTGTTCCATCGATTTGATCAGTTCTCCGACTGCCGTAACAAAGGCAGCGATTCCAGGAACATTGACAGTACCTGCTCGGAATCCTTTTTCATGAGTAGAGCCGGGAAGATTCGATTTCCACGATATATTCGGTGAGATATAGCAAGCTCCTACACCCTTAGGTCCGTAAACTTTATGCGCTGATATCGAAATGCTGTCCAACCCATGCTTCTGGACGTCAATCGGCTTTTTCCCAAATGTCTGAACACAATCACTATGAAAGAATATACCATTTTCTTTTAAAAGTTGACCGACCTCTTGGAGCGGCTGGAGTGTTCCGATTTCACTATTCGCGTGGCCGATACTTACTAAAATAGTATCAGTTTCGATTACTTGCCTCAGGTCTTCGACAGAAACCTGGCCATAGGAATCAACAGGAAGCTTCGTAACACGAAACCCTTCATTCTCAAGCAGATCAAAGGTATTAAGGACGGATGCGTGTTCCGTTATAGTCGTGATCAGATGATTTCCTCTCGATTTATTAGCGCGAACAATCGAAGTGATTGCCAAGTGGTTGCTCTCTGAACCACCACTCGTAAAATAAATACCTTCTTGATGGCCGTTCATGTATTCTGCCAATTGGCGGCGACTCTCGGATAAAATATTCCGTGCATTATCTCCGATATCGTGCAGACTTTCTGTGTTGCCGAAGTAATTCAATGCCACTTCGGTATACACATGTAAGGCTGACTTTGAAATTGGTGTCGTAGCCGCATAATCTAGATAGATCATCTTCTGAATCCCTCCTTATAAATTGGTGCTTATATAAATAATCACACAAACTGGAAGTTAGTCAATCAACGTAAAAATACGGATAATGGAAAACCAGCATTTTTTAGCACACGTAGTAAAACTTCTTGCTTATAGTTTAATTTTATGTAAATATAGGTGTCAAGACATATGTAAAGTTGTAGTTTACTAGAAATAGGGAGGTGCCCTATGAACATACGTAAAACAGATGTGTTGATTCTCGGCAGCGGGTTGTCAGGGTTAATGTCAGCACAGCTTCTTTCTTCGGAAAAGAATGTGATTGTTCTCACAAAGAATCGTCTCGAGGACAGCAATTCGTATCTTGCCCAAGGAGGAATTGCAGCAGCAGTTCAAGCTGATGACAGCTGGTATTCACATTTTCTCGATTCGATCCAGGCCGGGTGTCACCATAACAATAAGTCAACAACGAAAGCACTTGTTCGTGAAGGGCCGGCAATGATCGAAAAATTGATCGAATTCGGGGTTGGATTCGATCGAGATTCGGATGGCCATTATCAGTTTGGAAGAGAGGGCGCACATAGTCTGTCACGGATTTTGCATGTCGGTGGAGATTCAACTGGTAAACATGTGATCGAGGTACTCAAAAAGACTATATCGGAAAAAGACCTTGTCATTGAAGGGGAAACCGCGATTAAACTCATTATCCAAAATGATCGATGTCTTGGAGTGTGGAGCCTCAACGATAATGGGGAAATGACTGCGAATCTCGCTAGTGCAGTAGTGATTGCTACAGGTGGATATTCAGGACTTTATCCGCTTAACTCTAATGCTTCTACGATTACTGGAGACGGGGTCGCACTTGCTTATGAAGCTGGTACGTCGGTTTCAGACATGGAGTTCATCCAGTTTCATCCTACTT encodes the following:
- a CDS encoding IscS subfamily cysteine desulfurase, with amino-acid sequence MIYLDYAATTPISKSALHVYTEVALNYFGNTESLHDIGDNARNILSESRRQLAEYMNGHQEGIYFTSGGSESNHLAITSIVRANKSRGNHLITTITEHASVLNTFDLLENEGFRVTKLPVDSYGQVSVEDLRQVIETDTILVSIGHANSEIGTLQPLQEVGQLLKENGIFFHSDCVQTFGKKPIDVQKHGLDSISISAHKVYGPKGVGACYISPNISWKSNLPGSTHEKGFRAGTVNVPGIAAFVTAVGELIKSMEQNKLRFKEIRESFLKIVDGQSNLVVEGHPSEHLPSILGIRTKGIEGQFIMLEMNRRGFSISTGSACSVGSQKPSKTMLAVGRNDDEARELIRLSFGTPTSLDDVEAAANALTEIYQKVRNSPVK